A stretch of Exiguobacterium sp. BMC-KP DNA encodes these proteins:
- the smpB gene encoding SsrA-binding protein SmpB: MPKGTDSKVLANNKRASFDYAIEDTIEAGLVLTGTEIKSVRKGKISIGDAFVRFDGGEAILWNSNIAHFEQGNRYNHEQLRPRKLLLHKKQIANLIGAVSRDGYTIVPLKVYIKNGYAKCLIGLGRGKKKFDKRDDLKKKDAKRDIDRALRDKQKY; encoded by the coding sequence ATGCCAAAGGGAACAGATTCGAAAGTCTTAGCGAACAACAAACGGGCCTCGTTCGATTATGCGATCGAGGATACGATTGAAGCCGGTCTCGTCTTGACGGGAACGGAAATCAAATCGGTCCGCAAAGGAAAAATCAGTATCGGGGACGCGTTCGTCCGGTTCGATGGGGGAGAAGCGATTCTTTGGAATTCGAACATCGCCCACTTCGAACAGGGGAACCGGTACAACCATGAACAGCTCCGCCCACGGAAGTTGTTGCTACACAAGAAACAGATCGCAAACTTGATCGGGGCAGTCTCACGGGACGGCTATACGATCGTACCGCTCAAGGTCTACATCAAGAACGGTTACGCAAAATGCTTGATCGGGCTTGGACGAGGGAAGAAAAAATTCGATAAACGCGACGACCTGAAGAAGAAGGATGCGAAGCGTGATATCGACCGGGCACTACGCGATAAGCAAAAGTATTGA
- a CDS encoding sugar ABC transporter ATP-binding protein: MRIEMTGIKKAFGPVPVLKGVDFDLAAGEIHALMGENGAGKSTLMKILTGVHKADAGTIRVDGQVVEYKNPKLAEEAGIAFIHQELNILPDLTVTENLFLGRELKSRFGILKQGEMKRQAERELAELNVFMDVDQLARTLSVGQQQMIEIAKALMTDAKVIIMDEPTAALTEREIRALFSVATALRNQGVSIVYISHRMEEIFELCDRITVLRDGISVSTHAIPETSFEQIVREMVGREMGERYPDRDVSIGATVLEVKQASGKRFDDVSFSVKAGEIIGFSGLMGAGRTEVMRGLFGVDRLKDGTIELNGQALKIKTPYDAIRQGIGFLTEDRKGEGLFLDFSLRENISLPTIRSLSRSGVIKDQAERDFAEGYLKSLSVRHSSMDQPAKSLSGGNQQKVVLAKWLGTQPKVLILDEPTRGVDVGAKKEIYLIMNELAAAGVAIIMVSSDLPEILGMSDRVYVMREGKMSGMLTRQEATQESIMTLATGGQ; encoded by the coding sequence ATGCGTATCGAGATGACAGGTATTAAAAAAGCATTCGGTCCTGTTCCCGTCCTTAAAGGCGTTGACTTCGACCTCGCAGCGGGTGAGATTCATGCCTTGATGGGAGAGAACGGTGCTGGGAAATCGACATTGATGAAGATTTTGACCGGTGTCCATAAAGCGGACGCGGGGACGATCCGGGTTGATGGACAGGTCGTCGAGTATAAGAATCCGAAGCTTGCCGAAGAGGCGGGAATCGCCTTCATCCACCAGGAACTGAACATCCTCCCCGATTTGACGGTGACGGAGAACTTATTCCTTGGACGGGAACTGAAGTCACGCTTTGGGATTCTCAAGCAAGGGGAGATGAAGCGCCAGGCAGAACGCGAACTCGCGGAATTGAACGTCTTCATGGACGTCGATCAACTTGCCCGGACCTTGTCGGTCGGTCAACAACAGATGATCGAGATTGCGAAAGCCTTGATGACGGACGCGAAGGTCATCATCATGGATGAACCGACGGCAGCACTGACGGAGCGGGAAATTCGCGCCTTATTCAGCGTCGCAACGGCACTGCGTAATCAAGGTGTCTCGATCGTCTATATCTCGCACCGAATGGAGGAAATTTTCGAGCTCTGCGACCGGATCACGGTCTTACGGGACGGGATTTCCGTCTCAACGCACGCGATTCCTGAGACATCGTTCGAACAGATTGTTCGGGAGATGGTTGGTCGCGAGATGGGAGAACGGTATCCGGATCGTGATGTTTCGATTGGCGCGACCGTCCTTGAAGTCAAGCAGGCGAGCGGGAAACGGTTTGACGATGTTTCGTTCTCCGTCAAAGCTGGCGAAATCATCGGCTTCTCGGGTTTGATGGGTGCTGGGCGGACGGAAGTGATGCGGGGACTGTTCGGAGTCGATCGCCTGAAAGATGGAACAATCGAGCTGAACGGACAGGCGCTGAAGATCAAGACACCGTACGACGCGATTCGCCAAGGTATCGGCTTTTTGACCGAAGACCGCAAAGGCGAAGGATTGTTCCTCGACTTTTCACTGCGTGAGAACATCTCACTGCCGACGATCCGTTCGTTATCAAGATCCGGTGTCATCAAGGATCAGGCAGAACGTGATTTCGCAGAAGGGTACTTGAAGTCGCTCTCGGTCCGCCATAGCTCGATGGACCAACCGGCGAAGTCACTATCCGGGGGGAACCAACAGAAGGTCGTCCTCGCGAAATGGCTCGGGACACAACCAAAAGTCTTGATACTCGACGAACCAACACGTGGTGTTGATGTCGGGGCGAAGAAAGAGATTTACCTCATCATGAACGAACTCGCTGCGGCGGGGGTCGCAATCATCATGGTCAGCTCGGACCTCCCGGAGATTCTCGGGATGAGCGACCGCGTCTACGTCATGCGCGAAGGCAAGATGAGCGGCATGTTGACACGACAGGAAGCGACGCAAGAAAGCATCATGACACTTGCGACAGGAGGACAATGA
- the rbsB gene encoding ribose ABC transporter substrate-binding protein RbsB codes for MKKLLAVVMMALMVFAAACSTEQPGSSNGETKKTKDFKIGLSISTLNNPFFVSLKEGAEQEAKAQGATLQVADAQDDAAKQASDIEDMVQKKVDLILINPTDSAAVGAAVQTANDANIPVITVDRNAEAGDVVAHIASDNVAGGKQAGEFMIELVGDKAKVVELEGIPGASATRDRGKGFHEAVDGKLDVVAKQAANFDRAKGLSVMENILQNNKDIKAVFAHNDEMALGAVEALKAAGLNDVKVIGFDATDDAVKAVKDGKMAGTIAQKPTEIGKMGVETAIKHLKGESVEKNIPVDLELIKQ; via the coding sequence ATGAAAAAACTACTTGCAGTCGTCATGATGGCATTAATGGTCTTCGCAGCAGCCTGTTCGACGGAACAGCCAGGCAGCAGCAACGGTGAAACGAAGAAGACGAAGGATTTCAAAATCGGTCTTTCGATTTCAACCCTCAACAACCCATTCTTCGTCTCGTTAAAAGAAGGGGCAGAACAAGAAGCAAAAGCACAAGGCGCAACACTTCAAGTCGCCGATGCACAAGATGATGCAGCAAAACAAGCAAGCGACATCGAAGACATGGTTCAAAAGAAAGTCGATCTCATCTTGATCAACCCAACGGATTCAGCAGCAGTTGGTGCAGCCGTTCAAACAGCAAACGATGCGAACATTCCCGTCATCACAGTTGACCGGAACGCAGAAGCAGGCGACGTCGTCGCACACATCGCGTCAGATAACGTCGCGGGTGGGAAACAAGCAGGTGAGTTCATGATCGAACTCGTCGGCGATAAAGCAAAAGTCGTTGAACTCGAAGGAATTCCAGGAGCATCCGCAACTCGTGACCGTGGTAAAGGGTTCCATGAAGCAGTCGACGGTAAACTTGACGTCGTCGCAAAACAAGCAGCAAACTTCGACCGGGCAAAAGGATTGTCGGTCATGGAGAACATCCTTCAAAACAACAAAGACATCAAAGCTGTCTTCGCTCATAATGATGAAATGGCACTCGGTGCGGTTGAAGCGTTAAAAGCAGCGGGTCTGAATGATGTGAAAGTCATCGGCTTCGATGCAACGGATGATGCGGTCAAAGCCGTCAAAGACGGAAAAATGGCAGGAACGATTGCTCAAAAACCGACTGAAATCGGGAAGATGGGTGTCGAGACAGCAATCAAGCACTTAAAGGGTGAATCAGTCGAGAAGAACATCCCAGTTGATCTCGAATTGATTAAACAATAA
- the hxlB gene encoding 6-phospho-3-hexuloisomerase — protein MTHIQTIIEELTSTVEAIDATETKELADAVLQSNRIFLAGAGRSGLMGKAFVMRLMHMGLDAYVVGETVTANLREGDLLIVGSGSGETKTLIPIVEKAQQLGGTVAVVTINPTSTLARLADLVVKLPGVPKEQTASADETVQPMGSLFEQTMLLFYDALILQIMEDKQLDSQTMYGKHANLE, from the coding sequence ATGACACACATTCAAACGATTATCGAAGAGCTGACTTCGACGGTCGAAGCAATCGATGCGACGGAGACGAAAGAACTGGCAGATGCTGTGCTTCAATCGAACCGAATCTTTCTCGCAGGAGCTGGTCGCTCCGGCTTGATGGGGAAAGCGTTCGTCATGCGGCTAATGCATATGGGACTCGATGCTTATGTCGTCGGCGAGACGGTCACGGCGAATTTACGCGAGGGTGACTTGTTAATCGTCGGTTCCGGATCAGGTGAGACGAAAACGCTGATTCCAATCGTCGAGAAAGCACAGCAACTCGGTGGAACGGTTGCCGTTGTCACGATCAATCCGACGTCGACGTTAGCGCGATTAGCCGACTTAGTCGTCAAACTCCCCGGAGTTCCGAAAGAACAAACGGCATCAGCGGACGAGACGGTTCAACCAATGGGCTCATTGTTCGAACAGACGATGTTGTTGTTCTATGATGCCTTGATTCTACAAATCATGGAAGACAAGCAGCTCGATTCACAAACGATGTACGGAAAACATGCCAACTTAGAATAG
- the rnr gene encoding ribonuclease R has protein sequence MELRERILTVITTEERPLSIDQLTKKLELADTEAFKELIRTLNAMEDEALIARTRSNKYGTLAQIGQVAGKISVHQRGFGFVSPEDGSEGDIFLPAPELKNVYNGDRVLVKVFAESNGGDRREGKLLKILSRGPADFVGTFVSPKGRIESIAYIEPDDTKLTFLPVVANEDTLGAVDGHKVLARITKYPDGRYAGTAKVLKIIGHKNDPGVDILSIVHKHGINVDFSPEAIAEANAVPDQIDEKDLVGRVDLRNELTVTIDGADAKDLDDAVHVKKLANGNFELGVHIADVSHYVKEDSALDEEARERGTSVYLVDRVIPMIPHRLSNGICSLNPHVDRLTLSCIMEIDANGAVVNHEIFQSVIKTTERMTYTDVRKIVEREDEEVIAKYQDLVEYFDKMAELAAILRERRSRRGAINFDFPEAKVLVNEEGKTSEIILRERSVAEKLIEEFMLAANETVAEHIQRQKLPFMYRIHDEPKAERLDTFFKFIGNFGINVERKGESVAPKTLQSILNAVEGEPEEAVVSTVMLRSLQQAKYDIEPIGHFGLSTDYYTHFTSPIRRYPDLMVHRLLREYVVYNDKSQKTQDRYSEILPEIADHSSKRERRAVDAERETNALKKAEYMEQHIGETFEGVVSGVTNFGMFVELPNTIEGLVHIQAMTDDFYRYDEANYQLIGERTKQQFRIGDVVEIKVTNVNIDERTIDFSVVGMPERQPKKRFESKTIRSSGGRPGQKRDDKKKDDRRGKSKRPGKSKDQSKGKGFALKDKKDKPPFHKAVSNKKRKRK, from the coding sequence TTGGAATTACGTGAACGAATACTAACGGTCATCACGACGGAAGAACGTCCGTTGTCGATTGATCAATTAACGAAAAAACTAGAACTAGCGGATACGGAAGCATTCAAGGAATTGATTCGGACGCTAAACGCCATGGAAGACGAAGCGTTGATTGCCCGGACACGCTCGAACAAATACGGAACGCTTGCGCAAATCGGTCAAGTCGCAGGGAAGATTTCCGTTCACCAACGCGGATTCGGTTTCGTCTCACCGGAAGACGGCTCAGAAGGTGATATCTTCTTGCCGGCACCGGAACTGAAGAACGTCTATAACGGCGACCGTGTCCTCGTCAAAGTGTTTGCCGAATCAAACGGCGGCGACCGTCGTGAAGGGAAACTGCTTAAGATTCTCTCACGCGGACCAGCCGATTTCGTCGGCACGTTCGTCAGTCCAAAAGGACGGATTGAATCGATCGCTTATATCGAACCGGATGATACGAAATTGACGTTCTTACCGGTCGTCGCGAACGAAGACACACTCGGTGCCGTCGATGGTCATAAAGTCCTCGCCCGGATCACGAAGTATCCGGATGGTCGCTACGCCGGAACAGCGAAAGTCTTGAAAATCATCGGTCACAAAAATGACCCAGGCGTCGACATCTTGTCGATCGTCCATAAACACGGCATCAACGTCGACTTCTCACCGGAAGCAATCGCTGAGGCGAACGCTGTACCGGATCAGATCGATGAGAAAGATTTAGTCGGACGCGTTGATTTGCGGAATGAATTGACGGTGACGATTGACGGAGCGGACGCAAAAGACCTCGATGATGCGGTTCACGTCAAGAAGTTAGCGAACGGCAACTTCGAGCTTGGTGTCCACATCGCCGACGTCTCGCATTACGTCAAAGAAGATTCAGCACTCGACGAAGAGGCGCGTGAGCGTGGAACGAGTGTTTATCTCGTCGACCGCGTCATCCCGATGATCCCTCACCGGTTATCGAACGGGATCTGCTCGCTCAATCCGCACGTCGATCGCCTGACACTCAGCTGTATCATGGAAATCGACGCGAACGGGGCTGTCGTCAACCATGAAATCTTCCAAAGTGTCATCAAGACGACGGAACGGATGACGTACACGGACGTCCGGAAAATCGTCGAACGCGAAGACGAAGAAGTAATCGCGAAGTACCAAGATCTCGTCGAGTACTTCGACAAGATGGCGGAACTCGCAGCGATTCTGCGCGAACGTCGCTCACGTCGTGGGGCGATCAACTTCGACTTCCCAGAAGCGAAGGTCCTCGTCAACGAAGAAGGCAAGACGAGTGAGATCATCCTCCGGGAACGGTCAGTCGCCGAGAAGCTGATTGAAGAGTTCATGCTTGCAGCGAACGAAACGGTCGCGGAGCACATCCAGCGTCAAAAATTACCGTTCATGTACCGGATTCACGATGAGCCAAAAGCTGAACGTCTCGATACGTTCTTCAAGTTCATCGGCAACTTCGGCATCAACGTAGAACGCAAGGGTGAGTCGGTCGCACCGAAAACGTTGCAATCGATTTTGAACGCTGTTGAAGGTGAGCCGGAAGAAGCCGTCGTCAGTACGGTCATGCTCCGTTCGCTCCAACAAGCGAAATACGACATCGAACCAATCGGTCACTTCGGTCTGTCGACGGACTACTACACGCACTTCACGTCACCAATCCGTCGGTATCCAGACTTGATGGTTCACCGTCTGTTGCGTGAATATGTCGTCTACAATGACAAGTCGCAAAAGACGCAAGACCGGTACTCGGAAATCTTACCGGAAATCGCCGACCATTCGTCAAAACGCGAGCGTCGTGCGGTTGACGCTGAGCGGGAAACGAATGCCTTGAAGAAAGCCGAGTATATGGAGCAACACATCGGCGAGACATTTGAAGGCGTCGTCAGTGGTGTGACGAACTTCGGGATGTTCGTCGAATTGCCGAACACGATTGAAGGACTCGTCCACATCCAAGCGATGACGGATGACTTCTACCGCTACGATGAAGCGAACTATCAGCTAATCGGTGAGCGGACGAAGCAACAGTTCCGAATTGGGGATGTCGTCGAGATCAAGGTCACGAACGTCAACATCGATGAACGGACGATTGACTTTAGCGTCGTCGGGATGCCGGAACGGCAGCCGAAGAAACGGTTCGAGTCGAAGACGATCCGCTCAAGCGGTGGACGTCCGGGACAAAAACGTGACGACAAGAAGAAGGACGACCGGCGTGGCAAGTCAAAACGTCCGGGCAAGTCGAAGGACCAGTCGAAGGGCAAAGGCTTCGCGCTGAAAGACAAAAAGGATAAGCCGCCATTCCATAAGGCGGTCTCGAATAAGAAACGGAAGCGCAAATAA
- the rbsD gene encoding D-ribose pyranase, producing the protein MKKHGILNSHISKVLTDLGHTDTIVIADCGLPIPDGVARIDLALELGTPSFLDVVRVVAGDMAIEQLTLATEITEANPNVLEALEDMQIETTFVSHEEFKKLTQQAKVIIRTGEATPYANVIFRSGVIF; encoded by the coding sequence ATGAAGAAGCACGGTATTTTAAACAGTCATATCAGCAAGGTCCTGACCGATCTTGGTCATACCGATACGATCGTCATCGCCGATTGCGGCTTACCGATTCCAGACGGTGTTGCACGAATCGATTTAGCACTTGAACTTGGCACACCGTCATTTCTCGATGTCGTCCGTGTCGTTGCTGGTGACATGGCGATCGAACAACTGACACTAGCAACGGAGATCACGGAAGCGAATCCGAATGTCCTTGAGGCACTGGAAGACATGCAGATTGAGACGACGTTCGTCTCACATGAAGAATTCAAGAAATTGACGCAGCAGGCGAAGGTCATCATCCGCACCGGGGAAGCGACACCGTACGCAAATGTTATCTTCCGTTCCGGCGTAATCTTTTAA
- a CDS encoding GNAT family N-acetyltransferase has product MIRRATLMDGKALSDLMRRIDRETKYMLYEPEERVLSTEQAEAFIEKFGQAANSDIFVVDVDEQLVGYVLVVGGEPSRIRHRANLVIGLLDAYTGRGLGAGLLEAVDAFAVEAGLIRLELTVRKDNLRAIELYHKFGFNIEGTRIASLFIDGEYVDELAMSKIYTVEES; this is encoded by the coding sequence ATGATACGACGTGCCACGTTGATGGACGGAAAAGCCTTATCGGACTTGATGCGACGCATTGATCGGGAAACGAAATACATGTTGTATGAGCCGGAGGAACGCGTCCTGTCAACAGAACAGGCGGAGGCATTCATCGAAAAGTTCGGTCAGGCTGCCAACTCGGACATCTTTGTCGTGGACGTTGATGAACAACTTGTCGGGTATGTGCTCGTCGTTGGTGGTGAACCGAGTCGAATCCGACACCGCGCGAATCTTGTCATCGGTTTGCTTGATGCCTATACAGGTCGTGGGCTTGGTGCGGGTTTACTTGAAGCAGTCGATGCCTTTGCTGTTGAAGCTGGACTCATCCGACTCGAGTTGACGGTTCGCAAGGATAATTTGCGGGCAATCGAGCTCTATCATAAGTTTGGCTTCAACATCGAAGGCACACGGATTGCGTCACTTTTCATCGATGGGGAATACGTTGATGAACTGGCGATGTCGAAGATTTATACAGTGGAAGAATCCTAA
- the rbsC gene encoding ribose ABC transporter permease has protein sequence MELMQGKVTEAKPRRLGIGQKLGPLAGLFAIVLVVSIMEPDFLTLNNLFNILRQVSINALIAFGMTFVILTGGIDLSVGSILALSSAFVAGLMTDGMSALIAVLAGLIVGAVMGALNGMVISLGKVAPFIATLATMTIFRGLTLVYTDGKPITGLSQGGWFELFGRGYFWIFPVPVLTMLLAFAVLYFILKKTTFGRYTYAIGGNEEAAKLMGIQVNKVKIMIYSLSGLMAALAGIILTSRLNSAQPTAGTSYELDAIAAVVLGGTSLSGGRGWIVGTLIGALIIGTLNNGLNLLGVSSFFQLVVKGLVILFAVLADRKQAA, from the coding sequence ATGGAATTGATGCAAGGCAAGGTAACGGAAGCAAAACCGAGACGTCTTGGGATCGGACAAAAGCTTGGACCACTCGCAGGATTGTTCGCGATCGTCCTCGTCGTCTCGATCATGGAACCGGACTTTTTAACATTGAATAATTTATTTAACATCTTACGACAAGTCTCGATCAATGCCTTGATTGCCTTCGGGATGACGTTCGTCATTCTGACGGGTGGGATTGATTTATCGGTCGGCTCGATTCTCGCCCTCTCGTCCGCCTTCGTCGCGGGTCTGATGACGGATGGAATGTCAGCGTTGATCGCTGTTCTCGCCGGATTGATCGTCGGAGCTGTCATGGGTGCGTTGAACGGAATGGTCATCTCACTCGGGAAAGTCGCACCGTTCATCGCAACACTTGCGACGATGACGATTTTCCGAGGCTTGACGCTCGTCTATACGGACGGGAAACCAATCACTGGACTTAGCCAAGGTGGCTGGTTCGAACTGTTCGGACGCGGCTACTTCTGGATCTTCCCAGTACCGGTTCTAACGATGTTGCTTGCCTTTGCGGTTCTCTACTTCATCTTGAAGAAGACGACGTTCGGTCGCTATACGTATGCGATTGGTGGCAACGAAGAAGCAGCGAAGTTGATGGGGATTCAAGTTAATAAAGTGAAGATCATGATTTACTCACTCTCAGGCTTGATGGCAGCACTTGCCGGCATCATCCTGACGTCTCGTCTGAACTCGGCACAGCCGACGGCGGGGACATCGTACGAACTCGACGCCATCGCGGCGGTCGTCCTTGGTGGGACGAGCCTCTCAGGTGGTCGTGGCTGGATTGTCGGTACCTTGATTGGTGCCTTGATCATCGGAACACTGAACAACGGACTTAACTTGCTTGGTGTCTCCTCGTTCTTCCAACTCGTCGTCAAAGGTTTAGTCATTTTGTTCGCGGTACTCGCGGACCGGAAACAAGCAGCGTAA
- the secG gene encoding preprotein translocase subunit SecG gives MIIHNVALVGLIVVSVLLIIVVLLMSGRTTGLGALTGGAEQLFGRQKARGLDAVLNRVASILGALLFILALLVAFYK, from the coding sequence ATGATCATTCATAACGTGGCTCTTGTCGGCCTCATCGTCGTTTCCGTTCTTCTCATCATCGTCGTTCTATTGATGTCGGGTCGTACGACCGGACTCGGAGCATTGACGGGTGGAGCAGAACAATTATTTGGTCGCCAAAAAGCTCGTGGCTTGGATGCGGTCCTAAATCGTGTGGCGTCTATCTTAGGAGCATTACTCTTCATCTTGGCGTTACTCGTCGCTTTTTATAAGTGA
- a CDS encoding winged helix-turn-helix transcriptional regulator: MPHFEDRQFNCEKELTLSIIGGKWKMLILWHLGKEGTKRFGELKSLMPGITQRMLVNQLRELEDHHIIHREVYPVVPPKVEYSLTPHGHSLMPILDAMYDWGKDYAKNVLEIDFEQQKISP, encoded by the coding sequence ATGCCACATTTTGAAGACCGTCAGTTTAACTGTGAGAAGGAATTGACCCTCTCGATCATCGGAGGAAAATGGAAGATGCTCATTCTTTGGCACTTAGGCAAGGAAGGAACGAAACGCTTCGGGGAACTGAAAAGTCTGATGCCCGGGATCACGCAACGGATGCTCGTCAATCAACTGCGGGAACTCGAAGATCACCACATCATTCACCGGGAAGTCTATCCGGTCGTACCACCGAAGGTAGAATATTCTTTGACACCGCATGGTCATAGCTTAATGCCGATTTTAGATGCGATGTATGACTGGGGTAAGGATTATGCGAAAAACGTCTTGGAGATCGACTTCGAACAACAAAAGATATCACCATAA
- the rbsK gene encoding ribokinase: MKQISVIGSISMDLVVESKRRPGAGETVIGDAFHTVPGGKGANQAVAVARLGSTVEMIGCVGSDANGEAIRENFKTQGVRTTHLQTIEGERTGTAHITLAEGDNSIVVVQSANQHVKFADDTLAPILADSEIILLQLEIPIETVETVAREAHAAGIPVVLNPAPAISLSPELIEHVTYLTPNEHECGLIFGQDQSIEHWLMEYPNKLIVTEGSRGARFYDGESIVTIPAIETTVVDTTGAGDTFNGALAVALTEGQSLVDAIRFANRAAGLSIRALGAQGGMPTREQMEGDA; encoded by the coding sequence ATGAAACAAATCAGTGTCATCGGCAGTATCTCGATGGATCTCGTCGTCGAAAGTAAACGCCGTCCAGGCGCAGGCGAAACGGTCATCGGGGATGCCTTTCATACCGTACCGGGCGGAAAGGGTGCGAACCAAGCCGTTGCAGTCGCGCGTCTCGGTAGTACCGTCGAAATGATCGGTTGCGTCGGTAGTGATGCAAACGGCGAAGCGATCCGCGAAAACTTCAAGACGCAAGGGGTGCGAACGACACACTTGCAAACGATTGAAGGCGAACGAACTGGGACGGCACACATCACGCTCGCTGAAGGCGACAACTCGATCGTCGTCGTTCAGTCTGCCAATCAACATGTGAAATTTGCGGATGATACACTCGCACCGATTCTCGCAGACAGTGAAATCATCTTACTCCAGCTCGAGATTCCAATCGAGACGGTCGAGACTGTTGCCAGGGAAGCACATGCAGCCGGCATTCCAGTCGTCTTGAATCCAGCGCCGGCGATATCACTCAGTCCGGAATTGATTGAACATGTCACATACTTAACACCAAACGAACATGAATGCGGCTTGATCTTCGGACAAGACCAGTCAATCGAACATTGGTTGATGGAATATCCGAATAAATTGATCGTAACGGAAGGTAGTCGGGGGGCACGCTTCTATGACGGAGAGTCGATCGTGACGATTCCAGCGATTGAGACGACCGTCGTCGATACGACGGGTGCAGGGGATACGTTCAACGGTGCTTTAGCTGTTGCGTTAACGGAAGGACAATCGCTCGTTGATGCGATTCGTTTCGCGAACCGGGCAGCCGGGTTATCGATCCGCGCACTCGGCGCTCAAGGCGGTATGCCAACACGGGAACAGATGGAGGGAGACGCATGA
- a CDS encoding alpha/beta hydrolase produces the protein MKITLPKPFFFEAGPRAVLLLHGFTGSSADVRILGRYLQKQGYTSLAPQYKGHAAPPEELTKTGPADWWQDVLAGYQELVDKGYDEIAVCGLSLGGVMSLKLSMNRPVKAVIPMCAPAYIKSEEVMYAGVTEYAREFKKREGKSQEEIDQEMASFEPMPTLKDLQELLRETRDSLEDVYAPTLVVQARNDHMINTDSANIIHDGVSAFQKELIWYENSGHVITLDKEKDQLHSDILDFLESLNWSK, from the coding sequence ATGAAAATCACTTTACCGAAACCATTCTTTTTCGAAGCCGGCCCACGTGCCGTTTTACTATTACACGGATTCACGGGATCGAGCGCGGATGTCCGCATCCTCGGTCGCTATCTACAAAAACAGGGCTATACGTCCCTTGCACCACAATATAAAGGGCACGCTGCCCCACCCGAAGAGCTGACGAAGACCGGGCCAGCCGACTGGTGGCAGGATGTCCTTGCCGGATATCAAGAACTCGTCGATAAAGGTTATGACGAAATCGCCGTTTGCGGACTGTCGCTTGGCGGTGTCATGTCGCTGAAGTTATCGATGAACCGTCCGGTAAAAGCGGTCATCCCGATGTGTGCACCCGCCTACATCAAAAGTGAAGAAGTCATGTATGCAGGAGTCACCGAGTACGCACGAGAATTCAAGAAGCGAGAAGGTAAATCGCAAGAAGAGATCGACCAAGAGATGGCGTCCTTCGAACCGATGCCGACCTTGAAGGACTTGCAGGAACTGCTGCGTGAGACACGCGACTCGCTTGAGGACGTCTACGCACCGACGCTCGTCGTCCAAGCACGCAACGATCACATGATCAACACCGACTCTGCGAACATCATTCATGATGGAGTCAGTGCCTTCCAAAAAGAGCTGATCTGGTATGAGAACTCAGGTCACGTCATTACGCTCGATAAAGAAAAAGACCAGCTCCACTCTGACATCTTGGACTTCCTAGAGTCATTGAACTGGAGCAAGTAA
- the hxlA gene encoding 3-hexulose-6-phosphate synthase — protein sequence MKLQLAIDLVDTAGAIALVKEIGEDNLDIVEIGTPVVINEGLRAVKEMKAAFPNLTVLADLKIMDAAGYEVSQAVAHGADIVTILGAAEDMSIKGAVEEAKKSGKQILVDMIAVKDIATRAKELDALGVDYICVHTGYDLQAVGQNSFEDLATIKSVVTNAKTAVAGGIKMETLPEVIAARPDLIIVGGGITGQDDKQETASTMHRMLQEA from the coding sequence ATGAAATTACAACTCGCAATTGATTTAGTCGATACAGCAGGTGCGATTGCTTTAGTCAAAGAAATCGGGGAAGACAATTTAGATATCGTTGAAATCGGCACACCGGTCGTCATCAACGAAGGGCTCCGTGCCGTCAAAGAAATGAAAGCCGCGTTCCCGAACTTAACAGTCCTCGCTGACTTGAAAATCATGGACGCTGCCGGCTACGAAGTCAGCCAAGCTGTCGCACACGGTGCTGACATCGTGACGATCCTTGGTGCAGCGGAAGACATGTCAATCAAAGGGGCAGTCGAAGAAGCGAAAAAATCAGGCAAACAGATTCTCGTGGATATGATTGCCGTGAAAGATATCGCAACACGTGCGAAAGAACTTGATGCATTAGGCGTCGATTATATCTGTGTCCACACAGGTTACGATCTCCAAGCAGTCGGTCAAAACTCGTTCGAGGATCTTGCGACGATCAAATCGGTTGTGACAAATGCAAAAACTGCTGTTGCAGGTGGCATTAAGATGGAGACGTTACCGGAAGTCATCGCGGCACGTCCTGATCTGATCATCGTTGGTGGCGGGATTACGGGACAAGATGATAAACAAGAAACAGCGTCAACGATGCACCGGATGCTTCAAGAGGCGTAA